The genomic window tattttttccccctttttttccttttgcaggctggatcttcctttcctccttagcgaaggagaaaaaaagagggagggagcgtGAAGGACTGTGTGAAGGCAAGGCATTTCCCCGAAACATTGCCAGCATCCCAGCTCGAGCATCTGCAGCGAGAGAGGACGAGAGAGGATCCTCGTCTTTACGAAAAGCCTCCTCAATGAGTGCCAAGCTCTCCAAGGAGTTGAGGCTCTCCCTGCCGCCCTGCCTCTTGAATAGGACATCTGGCTCTTCAAATGCCAGTACCACCTGCATCGTGCAAATGGGGCAGCTCTTCCAGTCTTTCTCTTCcacttttgttttaattgttctgATCGCCCTCATCTTCTGCCTGATTCTCCTCTCCCTCATTACTTTCCATGTCCACAAGAGGAAGATGAAGAAACGGAAAATGCAAAAGGCTCAGGAGGAATACGAACGGGACCACTGCAGCAGCACCAGCGCTGAGGCAGGTGGTTCGTGTGAAATACCTCAAGGAAGAGAAACATCCAGGCTGGGAAGAACCACCCAGGATTCTAATATCCAGTGTACTTCTGCTCCAGAACCACAGAAAACACATCCTGAAAGATCATGTTTGGACACAGATACTCCAGGGCTTTTGCACACAGTGGTAttgtcttgattttctttcctttttattttctgtggGGACCTCACCAAAAGACACTGTTTGGTGTTTGTACATATTTGAGTGGTTATCATTATAATcttgaagaagatgaagaaaaattattattattactactactactactactactattaataagGAAAGAAGCAACCAGAAATCAAACGCATGACAAATTTCATTGCGTTTCTCATTGACTTTTTGCAAAGGGAAGGATgcatctttatttctttattttcctttcagAGAAGACAAGAAAAAGCTGCACAGTGCTACCAAATATAAAGTAATCTGCCCTGAAAGAAAAGGTGCAGACAGTACAATTGTGATGTACATATATAAATGATCTAGATTATATATAACAGCATATCTCTATTTCCCTACCCTTCTTTGTTGGAGATTATCCTTAAGTGTCATGGTATTTAAAGGACTGTATCACCGGCCAAGAatgaaaaagggagggagagataacgggggcgggggggggcgataGAAAGGGAGAGACTACTTCTAAACATGCTTTTGGACTTTTGTCTCAGTGGCACTGGCAAGGTGAGGGGACTGTTCTGTTGACCAATTTGCAGTGAAGCATGAAAGATCTGACCTTTTCGTAAGGTTTCTTGTGTCAATAAcagttctcccctcctcctcttttccaaCACCATCACTCTCTTTTAAGAGATtggcataaaaaaataaaaccacctGCCCCTGATTAAGCATAAGCAAATAAAAAATGACCCTCCATCAACTGATGCTGatctcctttttaatttttttaattcctctcgctttctctctctgcagtattATATACCCTGTGCCCTGCAAAGCTGCGTATGCCAAACAGACTAGCTATGCTTCTATACCTATATCTATTATCTATGGGAGGGACTGGGGTTGTTACTCCACAGGAATGTTTTGGGTTGTATCTTTCTCTGTTTATCTCTTTAGGCATTTTCAATTGTAACAACCTTTTTCTTATATTAAATCTGGAATAAGATACCTTTTGTGGTGACCAAAACCAAGGTGATTgcagtaatttatttttatccttGAATCTTTGAAAAAGTTTCCACATTGCTAGTGTTGTAGGAAGTCTTATttcagatgaccctcagggtccctcctaactctacagttctttgagtctgtgttgagattcctgcattgcaggggattggactagatgaccctcagggttccctgcatctctgtgattctgtgattttatgctACATCCTAAGCACCATCCTTTACCGCGTTATTCTTAACTTACAGTTTACCCTTCCAAAAATTCAGTTTTGCATTGGTATAACATGGAGATGTCTTCTACTGTTCTTACTGAGATACAGTTTTGGCATCTTCCTATCCAGAATACTGTATGGTGACAACATACCGTACCACTATTCCCTCACAGTTGCTCTTCTTTTGTGAATCCAGACCCCCAAAGGGGGTGTGACAAAAATGTCATTATTAAAA from Podarcis raffonei isolate rPodRaf1 chromosome 4, rPodRaf1.pri, whole genome shotgun sequence includes these protein-coding regions:
- the C4H11orf87 gene encoding LOW QUALITY PROTEIN: uncharacterized protein C11orf87 homolog (The sequence of the model RefSeq protein was modified relative to this genomic sequence to represent the inferred CDS: deleted 3 bases in 2 codons), translating into MSAKLSKELRLSLPPCLLNRTSGSSNASTTCIVQMGQLFQSFSSTFVLIVLIALIFCLILLSLITFHVHKRKMKKRKMQKAQEEYERDHCAAPALRQVVRVKYLKEEKHPGGRTTQDSNIQCTSAPEPQKTHPERSCLDTDTPGLLHTVVLS